Proteins encoded together in one Epinephelus lanceolatus isolate andai-2023 chromosome 4, ASM4190304v1, whole genome shotgun sequence window:
- the or55e1 gene encoding olfactory receptor 51E2 produces MLEASLDRNFSHSTFLFRGFPELHKHRRLLALPFSTSYLTALLGNCLLVYVIRSVESLHSPMYLLICTLCVVDILVVTAIIPNMLLGLLFDWDEISLGGCLTQMFFTHFLSSLESTLLLAMALDRYVAICQPLRYAKIINSSMFVKLLLFTLIRSGSIMATLVGLASSLHFCGSNTIQHCYCDHMALVSLACGNTEKNSTAGLAVIVCFVGVDIPLIFFSYMKILSVVLRAAAAGEDRWKAFHTCGTHLIVMMCFYLVGSVTFLSHNLNIPIPTDVNTFMGLMYILFPATVNPIIYGVRTKEIRNGFLRIFKVQVEKVLMVKVSPAGKRQT; encoded by the coding sequence ATGTTGGAGGCATCACTGGACAGGAACTTCTCCCACAGCACCTTCTTGTTCAGAGGTTTTCCTGagctgcacaaacacagacgGCTGCTGGCGCTGCCGTTCTCCACGTCCTACCTGACGGCGCTGTTGGGAAACTGTCTGCTGGTGTACGTGATCCGAAGCGTGGAGAGTCTGCACAGCCCCATGTACCTCCTCATCTGCACGCTCTGTGTTGTTGACATCCTTGTGGTGACCGCCATCATCCCCAACATGCTCCTCGGCCTCCTCTTCGACTGGGACGAGATCTCACTGGGTGGCTGCTTGACTCAGATGTTCTTCACTCACTTCCTGTCCTCGTTGGAGTCAACATTGCTGCTGGCGATGGCGCTGGACCGCTATGTCGCCATCTGCCAGCCGCTGCGCTATGCCAAAATCATCAACTCCTCCATGTTCGTGAAGCTGCTGCTCTTCACTCTGATCCGCAGCGGCTCCATCATGGCGACGCTGGTCGGTTTGGCAAGTTCACTGCACTTTTGTGGCTCGAATACGATCCAACACTGCTACTGTGACCACATGGCGCTGGTCAGCCTGGCGTGTGGCAACACGGAGAAAAACAGCACAGCAGGCCTCGCTGTGATTGTCTGTTTTGTGGGCGTGGACATACCGCTCATCTTCTTCTCCTACATGAAGATCTTGAGCGTTGTCTTGCGAGCGGCGGCAGCTGGTGAGGACCGCTGGAAGGCGTTTCACACCTGTGGCACTCACCTGATCGTCATGATGTGTTTCTACCTGGTGGGCAGCGTCACGTTCCTCTCTCACAACCTGAACATTCCTATCCCAACGGACGTCAACACCTTCATGGGACTCATGTACATTCTGTTCCCGGCGACAGTTAACCCCATCATCTACGGTGTTCGGACTAAAGAAATCCGAAATGGCTTTTTACGGATTTTTAAAGTGCAAGTGGAAAAAGTTTTGATGGTGAAAGTTTCTCCGGCTGGAAAAAGACAAACGTGA